The following proteins come from a genomic window of Acetivibrio cellulolyticus CD2:
- a CDS encoding chemotaxis protein CheX, translated as MNSKHLDPFLKAVELVLSQIGISDIKKGSIQVKEEMYVDKDITAFIGIVGEIKGNVSYSFDSQTAMKIASAMMMGMPVTQLNEIERSALAELANMITGNAVGGLTDVKDIDITPPSVIMGQDIFFVIGTVSTLTISIETSVGSIEVNFGLETQDNCLGN; from the coding sequence TTGAATTCAAAACATTTAGATCCTTTTTTAAAGGCAGTTGAATTAGTATTAAGCCAAATTGGTATCAGCGATATCAAAAAGGGCAGCATACAGGTAAAGGAAGAAATGTATGTTGATAAAGATATTACTGCTTTTATAGGAATCGTTGGAGAAATTAAGGGAAATGTTTCATATTCCTTTGACTCACAAACAGCAATGAAAATAGCCTCAGCCATGATGATGGGAATGCCTGTAACACAATTAAATGAGATAGAAAGAAGTGCTTTGGCAGAATTGGCAAATATGATTACCGGGAATGCAGTTGGAGGGTTGACTGATGTTAAAGACATTGATATTACTCCACCATCAGTTATAATGGGGCAGGACATATTTTTTGTAATCGGTACAGTATCAACCCTAACAATAAGTATTGAAACTTCGGTAGGATCTATAGAAGTCAATTTTGGCCTTGAGACACAAGATAATTGTTTAGGTAATTAA
- a CDS encoding ABC-F family ATP-binding cassette domain-containing protein translates to MIHASGISLRYGGRALFENVDIKFTPGNCYGLIGANGSGKSTFLKILSGEVEANKGEINITPGERLAVLKQNHYEFDEYDVLKTVILGHKRLCEIIDEKEKLYSKADFSEEDGIRISELEGEFAELNGWEAESEAATLLNGLGIGEEFHYKKMKDMDANLKVRVLLAQALFGNPHILLLDEPTNHLDIESITWLENFLYNFENTVIVVSHDRHFLNKVCTHIADIDYGKIQLYVGNYDFWYESSQLALQQARDLNRKTEAKIKELQEFIQRFSANASKSKQATSRKKMLDKLTLEDIKPSSRKYPFVDFKPDREAGNDLLMVNGISMTIEGEKLLDNVSFTVNKGDKIAFVGPNGLVKSTLFRILMDELKADSGDFKWGITTSQAYFPKDNSEYFDGVDLSLVDWLRQYSKDQTETFLRGWLGRMLFSGEEALKKASVLSGGEKVRCMLAKMMLSGANVLILDEPTNHLDLESITALNNGLINYKGTLLFVSHDHQFVQTVANRIIEITPKGLIDRPVTYDEYLENEELTALRKSMYA, encoded by the coding sequence ATGATTCATGCAAGTGGAATATCCCTAAGATATGGTGGACGTGCACTGTTTGAAAATGTGGATATAAAATTTACGCCCGGCAATTGTTACGGACTTATAGGAGCTAACGGTTCAGGAAAGTCAACTTTTCTAAAAATCCTCTCAGGAGAAGTAGAAGCAAATAAAGGGGAAATAAATATAACTCCAGGAGAAAGGTTGGCAGTATTAAAGCAGAACCATTATGAATTCGACGAATATGATGTTTTGAAGACGGTTATTTTGGGACACAAGAGATTATGTGAAATTATAGATGAGAAGGAAAAGCTTTATTCTAAAGCTGATTTTTCAGAAGAAGATGGTATAAGAATATCCGAGCTTGAGGGTGAGTTTGCCGAGTTGAACGGATGGGAAGCTGAATCGGAAGCAGCCACTCTTCTAAATGGTCTGGGAATTGGTGAAGAATTTCACTACAAAAAAATGAAGGATATGGATGCAAACTTAAAAGTAAGAGTGCTGCTGGCACAAGCCCTGTTTGGAAATCCTCACATACTTCTTCTGGACGAGCCTACAAACCACCTGGACATTGAGTCGATAACATGGTTGGAAAACTTCCTTTACAATTTTGAGAACACTGTTATAGTTGTATCCCATGACAGGCACTTTTTAAACAAGGTGTGTACGCATATAGCGGACATTGACTATGGAAAAATACAACTCTATGTAGGAAACTATGATTTCTGGTATGAATCAAGTCAGTTGGCACTTCAACAGGCAAGGGATTTAAACAGGAAAACAGAGGCTAAGATTAAGGAACTTCAGGAGTTTATTCAAAGATTTAGTGCAAATGCTTCAAAGTCCAAGCAGGCTACATCGAGGAAAAAGATGTTGGATAAGCTTACATTGGAAGACATTAAGCCATCATCAAGAAAGTATCCGTTTGTCGACTTTAAGCCTGATAGAGAAGCGGGTAATGACCTTCTTATGGTTAATGGTATAAGTATGACAATCGAAGGAGAGAAGCTCCTTGATAATGTTAGTTTCACTGTTAACAAGGGTGATAAGATCGCTTTTGTTGGCCCAAATGGTCTTGTTAAGTCAACTCTTTTCAGAATACTTATGGACGAACTTAAGGCAGATAGTGGAGATTTCAAGTGGGGTATAACTACTTCGCAGGCATATTTCCCAAAGGACAATTCCGAGTACTTTGATGGAGTAGATTTATCACTTGTTGATTGGTTAAGGCAGTATTCAAAAGATCAGACAGAGACTTTCCTCAGAGGCTGGCTTGGAAGAATGCTTTTCTCGGGAGAAGAAGCATTGAAAAAGGCGTCTGTGCTTTCAGGGGGAGAGAAGGTTCGATGTATGCTGGCAAAAATGATGCTTTCAGGTGCTAATGTTCTTATATTGGACGAGCCTACAAACCACCTTGACCTTGAATCCATTACCGCCTTAAATAATGGACTGATAAATTACAAGGGTACGTTATTGTTCGTATCTCATGACCATCAATTTGTTCAGACTGTTGCCAACAGGATAATTGAAATAACACCTAAAGGCTTGATAGACAGACCTGTTACTTATGATGAGTATTTGGAAAACGAAGAGCTTACTGCACTTAGAAAGAGCATGTATGCTTAA
- the tnpA gene encoding IS66 family insertion sequence element accessory protein TnpA gives MAQRKSETIWKQTILDCKASGLSARQWCEKNNIKLSTYKYWLTRLNKQKNSATDICWAEMKIPEEVIRHPGSASITIRYDNFVLDIHEKTDLQLLATVLKTLRSIC, from the coding sequence ATGGCACAAAGAAAATCCGAGACAATATGGAAGCAGACAATTTTAGATTGTAAAGCCAGTGGCTTATCTGCTAGGCAATGGTGTGAAAAAAATAATATAAAATTGTCAACCTACAAATATTGGCTTACAAGACTCAATAAGCAAAAGAACTCAGCAACAGATATATGCTGGGCAGAAATGAAAATTCCAGAAGAAGTGATAAGGCATCCGGGTTCTGCTTCCATCACAATACGGTATGACAATTTTGTATTGGATATACACGAAAAGACTGATCTTCAGTTGCTAGCAACAGTGTTAAAAACACTGCGTTCAATATGTTAG
- the tnpB gene encoding IS66 family insertion sequence element accessory protein TnpB (TnpB, as the term is used for proteins encoded by IS66 family insertion elements, is considered an accessory protein, since TnpC, encoded by a neighboring gene, is a DDE family transposase.) has protein sequence MLGGFTQGAEHIYIACNSTDFRKQIDGLVAIVNLQFKLDPFSDSCAFIFCNKRKTAIKVLRYDKNGFILASKKLLEGMKFQWPKSPSEVKEITLQQMEWLFQGLNIEQKKAHYSVEMSAEKTCY, from the coding sequence ATGTTAGGCGGATTTACCCAGGGAGCTGAACATATCTACATAGCCTGTAATTCCACAGATTTTCGGAAGCAGATTGATGGATTGGTGGCGATTGTGAATCTACAGTTTAAACTCGATCCATTTTCAGACAGCTGCGCTTTCATCTTCTGCAATAAAAGAAAAACAGCTATTAAAGTTTTGAGATATGATAAAAATGGGTTTATCCTTGCCAGCAAGAAGCTTTTGGAAGGAATGAAGTTTCAATGGCCCAAGAGCCCGTCGGAAGTAAAAGAGATTACATTACAGCAGATGGAATGGCTCTTTCAGGGACTTAATATAGAACAGAAAAAGGCACATTATTCTGTTGAAATGAGTGCCGAAAAAACCTGTTATTAG
- the tnpC gene encoding IS66 family transposase, producing the protein MEFIPSKLKVVQVLQEVAKCTNCGNEGSENPKDHFQKAAVPTSVLPHSIATASLVAQVMYQKFAMGIPFNRQENDWYRIGLVLPRSNMANWTIRCSEEWLAPIYNRIHEELLKCEVLHMDETRIQCNKEEGKQASSDSFMWVMRSAACEEIKAAFFHYSRSRSGDVAKQLLQGFHGYLTTDAYSAYEKAENIKRNLCWAHCRRYFIESIPLDNKGKEISGSKGAEGREFINLLFKLEDEIKELSYDEKKEKRQEASRAILDAFWSWVEETSAISTTNENLTKALNYAKNQKKYLETFLEDGRLPISNNLCEANIKPYAVARRAWLFADTPKGATANAILYTLVESAKANILDVYEYLKYILEAMPNTDFKNHPELLDKYLPWSKDLPEECRLNHKHKKCFKK; encoded by the coding sequence GTGGAATTTATTCCGTCAAAACTGAAAGTAGTACAGGTTCTCCAGGAAGTTGCTAAGTGTACCAACTGTGGAAATGAAGGTAGCGAAAATCCCAAAGACCATTTCCAGAAAGCTGCGGTTCCAACTTCAGTTCTGCCACACTCCATAGCAACTGCATCCCTTGTGGCACAAGTCATGTATCAGAAGTTTGCAATGGGGATTCCTTTCAACCGTCAAGAGAACGATTGGTACCGTATAGGTCTGGTGCTACCAAGATCTAATATGGCAAACTGGACGATTCGGTGTAGTGAAGAATGGCTGGCTCCGATTTACAACCGGATTCATGAGGAGCTTTTAAAATGCGAAGTCCTTCACATGGATGAAACAAGAATCCAGTGTAATAAGGAAGAAGGCAAACAAGCTAGCAGTGATTCTTTCATGTGGGTCATGCGAAGTGCAGCTTGTGAAGAGATCAAGGCAGCTTTCTTCCACTATTCCAGAAGCCGAAGCGGTGATGTTGCAAAGCAACTATTACAAGGGTTTCATGGATATCTAACCACGGATGCGTATAGTGCTTATGAGAAAGCGGAGAACATTAAAAGAAATCTTTGTTGGGCTCATTGTCGACGCTATTTCATAGAAAGTATTCCGCTGGACAATAAAGGAAAAGAGATCTCGGGTTCCAAAGGAGCTGAAGGAAGGGAATTCATCAATCTTCTCTTCAAACTGGAAGATGAGATAAAGGAACTGTCATATGACGAAAAGAAAGAGAAGCGTCAGGAGGCGTCACGTGCCATTCTTGATGCCTTTTGGTCATGGGTTGAAGAGACCTCTGCAATTTCTACTACAAATGAGAACCTAACAAAAGCTCTAAATTATGCTAAGAATCAAAAAAAGTATCTTGAAACATTTCTAGAAGACGGAAGGCTTCCCATCTCCAACAATCTTTGCGAGGCAAATATCAAACCATATGCCGTAGCAAGAAGAGCCTGGCTTTTTGCTGACACTCCAAAGGGAGCAACTGCTAATGCGATCCTTTATACATTGGTGGAATCTGCTAAAGCAAATATTTTGGATGTGTATGAGTATCTAAAATATATCCTTGAAGCAATGCCTAATACAGATTTTAAAAACCACCCAGAACTTCTGGACAAGTACCTGCCTTGGTCAAAGGATTTACCGGAAGAATGCAGGCTGAATCATAAACATAAAAAGTGCTTCAAAAAATGA
- a CDS encoding response regulator, which translates to MGKRVLLVDDSLMVHFLLRRVLEENGYEVCGDAKDGSEGVELFISLMPDLVFMDITMPVMDGIEATKKIREKDVNAKIVMLTAMGDEGIMSQAKDAGVAIFLKKPFDDNKIISAISKLLK; encoded by the coding sequence ATGGGGAAAAGAGTACTTTTAGTTGATGATTCCCTAATGGTTCATTTTTTGTTAAGGAGAGTTCTGGAGGAAAATGGATACGAAGTGTGTGGCGATGCTAAAGATGGGAGTGAAGGCGTAGAATTGTTTATAAGTCTTATGCCTGATTTGGTGTTTATGGATATAACAATGCCTGTTATGGACGGAATTGAGGCAACAAAAAAAATAAGGGAAAAGGACGTTAATGCCAAAATTGTAATGCTTACAGCAATGGGAGACGAGGGTATCATGTCCCAGGCGAAGGATGCCGGGGTAGCTATATTCTTAAAAAAGCCATTTGATGATAATAAAATAATAAGCGCAATATCCAAATTACTAAAGTAG
- a CDS encoding chemotaxis protein CheX — protein MDKRLSDPFFSSTREIIKQMADIDININEVQEIDNSEIVSYGVASIINFSGKIKGRFMIDLEADLALKIAGNILGEPCTNLKNRIFVAAISELNNVIAGDANTYINNNYSLDLRLATPVVYSGKNIVIVTSKIISTTLLCSTVYGKMKLNVGFQGGLV, from the coding sequence ATGGATAAGAGATTGTCAGATCCTTTTTTTAGCAGTACAAGAGAAATTATTAAACAAATGGCTGATATAGATATTAATATTAATGAAGTTCAGGAAATAGATAATAGTGAAATAGTTTCATATGGTGTCGCCTCAATAATTAATTTTTCAGGCAAGATAAAAGGAAGATTTATGATTGATTTAGAGGCTGACCTGGCATTAAAAATAGCTGGAAATATACTTGGAGAACCCTGCACTAATTTAAAAAATAGAATATTTGTTGCTGCAATTTCAGAATTAAATAATGTTATTGCAGGTGATGCAAATACATATATTAATAACAACTATTCATTAGACCTTCGTCTTGCTACTCCTGTAGTTTATTCAGGCAAAAATATAGTTATTGTAACGTCAAAGATTATTTCAACGACTTTGTTGTGTAGCACAGTCTATGGAAAAATGAAACTGAATGTCGGTTTCCAGGGAGGGTTGGTGTAA
- a CDS encoding RHS repeat-associated core domain-containing protein: MFNGHGDVEQLTDTSGGVIKGYDYDEFGNERNIDANDANPFRYCGEYYDKETGTIYLRARYYNPATGRFITEDSYWGEDIDPLSLNLYTYTENNPICYLDPSGHIPTTYEAANMAEHIYDGKKGDKVSGWTLNTIIINDEGLKMGVYSRVKADGTTEYSLVNKGTTPTNFSDWVNNIQQPISYSDDMKDSISESTKFVNDHPNNEITMVGHSKGGAEATANAVATNKNCIIFNPATVNLSAYGLNTKGYTANMTAYIVKGEILNNIFGSVSKPIGKVVYLPNQNKTPWWVQGLSRDVVNLSNSIQNHLMGSVKKALKEEGYN, from the coding sequence CTGTTTAATGGACATGGCGATGTAGAGCAATTAACAGACACATCGGGAGGTGTTATAAAGGGGTATGACTACGATGAGTTTGGCAATGAAAGGAATATCGATGCAAATGATGCTAATCCGTTTAGGTATTGTGGCGAATATTACGACAAAGAAACTGGCACTATTTATCTGAGGGCAAGGTATTATAATCCTGCTACAGGTAGGTTTATAACTGAGGACAGCTACTGGGGTGAAGATATCGACCCGTTAAGTTTGAATTTGTATACGTATACAGAAAATAATCCGATATGTTACCTTGACCCGAGTGGACATATTCCTACAACATATGAAGCTGCGAATATGGCAGAACATATTTATGATGGAAAGAAAGGAGACAAAGTTTCTGGCTGGACATTGAATACTATTATAATAAATGATGAAGGACTTAAAATGGGAGTTTATTCAAGAGTAAAAGCCGATGGAACAACTGAATATTCGCTAGTTAATAAAGGTACAACGCCTACGAATTTTAGTGATTGGGTAAATAATATTCAACAACCAATAAGTTACTCAGATGACATGAAAGACTCGATTTCGGAATCAACTAAATTTGTGAATGACCATCCAAATAATGAAATAACAATGGTAGGGCACTCAAAGGGTGGTGCTGAGGCTACTGCAAATGCAGTAGCAACAAATAAAAATTGTATTATATTTAATCCTGCTACCGTAAATTTATCTGCATATGGCTTAAATACTAAAGGATATACTGCTAATATGACAGCATATATTGTAAAGGGTGAAATATTGAACAACATATTTGGTTCAGTTAGCAAACCAATAGGTAAAGTGGTTTACTTACCCAACCAAAATAAGACACCATGGTGGGTTCAGGGACTAAGTAGAGATGTTGTTAATCTTTCTAATTCAATACAAAACCATTTGATGGGATCAGTCAAAAAAGCGCTAAAGGAGGAAGGGTATAATTGA
- the carB gene encoding carbamoyl-phosphate synthase large subunit, with amino-acid sequence MPKRSDINKIMIVGSGPIIIGQACEFDYSGTQACKALRKLGYQVILVNSNPATIMTDPGMADATYIEPLNVPRLTEIIDKERPDAILPNLGGQSGLNLCSELAKAGVLDKYDVKVIGVQLDAIERGEDRIAFKETMKRLGIEMPQSEPAYTVEEAKEIAKKLGFPVVIRPAYTMGGTGGGLVYNMEELEVVAGRGISASMVGQILVEESVLGWEELELEVVRDSKNQMITVCFIENIDPMGVHTGDSFCSAPMLTISTELQQRLQKYAYSIVEAIEVIGGTNVQFAHDPKTDRVVIIEINPRTSRSSALASKATGFPIALISSLLAAGLTLDEIPYWRSGTLDKYTPSGDYIVIKFARWAFEKFKGAKDKLGTQMRAVGEVMSIGKTYKEALHKAIRSLEIGRSGMGYAKDFNTKTLSQLMEMLAEPTSERQFIMYEALRKGADVEELHKLTHIKKYFIEQMKELVLLEEDMLKYKGGTLPDELLIRAKKDGFSDKYIAKILSVEESQIRSTRTELGVVEGWEPVPVSGVENAAYYYSTYNAPDKTPVSNNKKIMILGGGPNRIGQGIEFDYCCVHAALAIREMGFETIMVNCNPETVSTDYDTSDKLYFEPLTVEDVLSIYEKEKPLGIIVQFGGQTPLNIASELVRAGVKVLGTTTDAIDLAEDRDRFRIMMEKLEIPMPESGMASNMEQAVKIANRIGYPLMVRPSYVLGGRGMEVIHDEEMLKQYVEAAVDVTPERPILIDKFLDNAVEAEADAISDGKDVFVPAVMEHIELAGIHSGDSACVIPTISIPEKHLVTIRKYTEQIAKELNVIGLMNMQYAIANDKVYVLEANPRASRTVPLVSKVCNIKMAHIATELMISNMVGGRKFSDYNFKLLDVPHYGVKEAVFPFNMFQEVDPILGPEMRSTGEVLGLADSFGLAFFKAQEATQVSLPESGTVLISITDRDKAQALEVAKEFVKLGFKIKATAGTHKYLSENNVEAEMINKIHEGRPNIVDSITNKEIQLIINTPIGKRSQDDDSYIRKTAIKYKIPYITTMAAANASVKGIAAFIESKKGVTPIKSLQEYHGNIG; translated from the coding sequence ATGCCAAAAAGATCTGATATTAACAAAATAATGATAGTAGGCTCAGGTCCGATTATTATCGGGCAAGCCTGTGAGTTTGACTATTCAGGTACTCAAGCCTGTAAAGCACTTCGTAAATTAGGTTACCAGGTAATACTGGTTAATTCAAATCCAGCAACAATAATGACTGATCCCGGGATGGCAGATGCAACATATATCGAGCCATTAAACGTACCACGCCTAACTGAAATAATCGATAAAGAGCGTCCGGATGCAATTCTTCCTAACCTTGGTGGTCAATCAGGATTAAATCTTTGCTCTGAACTGGCAAAAGCAGGGGTGCTAGATAAGTACGATGTAAAAGTAATAGGTGTTCAACTTGATGCCATCGAACGTGGCGAAGACCGTATAGCATTTAAGGAAACCATGAAAAGATTGGGTATTGAAATGCCTCAAAGTGAACCTGCATACACAGTGGAAGAGGCAAAAGAAATTGCAAAAAAACTAGGTTTTCCTGTTGTAATCCGTCCTGCTTACACTATGGGAGGTACAGGCGGCGGTTTGGTTTATAATATGGAGGAACTCGAAGTTGTTGCAGGGAGAGGAATATCAGCAAGTATGGTAGGTCAGATACTTGTAGAAGAATCAGTTTTAGGTTGGGAAGAACTTGAACTCGAAGTTGTTCGTGACTCAAAGAATCAAATGATTACAGTTTGTTTTATTGAAAATATTGATCCTATGGGAGTTCACACAGGAGATTCCTTCTGTTCTGCACCTATGCTGACTATCAGCACAGAACTTCAGCAAAGACTGCAAAAATACGCATACTCTATTGTAGAGGCAATTGAGGTAATAGGTGGTACCAATGTTCAATTTGCACATGATCCAAAAACCGACAGGGTTGTAATTATAGAAATAAATCCAAGAACTTCACGTTCGTCAGCTCTTGCTTCTAAGGCAACAGGTTTTCCTATTGCATTGATTTCTTCACTTCTTGCAGCTGGTCTTACTCTTGATGAAATTCCATACTGGCGCAGTGGAACACTTGATAAATATACACCATCAGGGGATTATATAGTAATCAAGTTTGCTCGTTGGGCATTTGAGAAATTCAAAGGAGCAAAAGATAAGCTCGGAACTCAGATGAGAGCCGTCGGTGAAGTAATGAGTATAGGTAAAACCTATAAGGAAGCATTACACAAGGCAATCCGTTCATTAGAAATAGGACGCAGCGGTATGGGCTATGCAAAGGACTTTAACACAAAGACTCTTTCGCAGCTCATGGAAATGCTTGCAGAGCCAACAAGTGAAAGACAGTTTATTATGTATGAAGCCTTGAGAAAAGGTGCAGATGTTGAAGAACTTCATAAGCTTACACATATAAAGAAATATTTTATAGAGCAGATGAAAGAATTGGTATTGCTCGAAGAAGATATGCTCAAATACAAAGGTGGAACTTTACCGGATGAGTTACTTATTCGTGCAAAAAAGGATGGATTTTCAGATAAGTATATTGCAAAAATTCTTTCTGTTGAAGAGTCTCAAATAAGAAGCACACGTACAGAACTTGGTGTTGTTGAAGGATGGGAACCGGTGCCTGTAAGCGGGGTGGAAAATGCTGCATATTACTACTCGACTTACAACGCTCCTGATAAAACACCTGTAAGTAACAATAAGAAGATTATGATACTTGGAGGAGGTCCTAACAGAATCGGGCAGGGTATTGAGTTTGACTACTGCTGCGTCCATGCAGCATTGGCAATACGTGAAATGGGATTTGAAACCATTATGGTAAATTGTAATCCTGAAACAGTATCAACAGACTATGATACATCCGATAAACTGTACTTTGAGCCTCTTACAGTTGAAGATGTTTTAAGTATATATGAAAAGGAAAAACCTTTAGGTATAATTGTTCAGTTTGGAGGACAGACACCTCTTAATATAGCGTCAGAGCTTGTACGTGCAGGTGTAAAAGTATTAGGCACAACTACAGATGCAATAGACCTTGCAGAAGATAGAGATCGCTTCCGTATTATGATGGAAAAGCTTGAAATTCCTATGCCTGAATCAGGTATGGCAAGCAATATGGAGCAAGCTGTGAAAATAGCAAACAGGATTGGATATCCATTAATGGTGCGTCCTTCGTATGTTTTGGGTGGCCGTGGTATGGAAGTTATACATGATGAAGAAATGCTCAAGCAATACGTTGAAGCAGCTGTTGATGTGACTCCAGAACGTCCAATTCTGATTGACAAGTTCCTTGATAATGCAGTAGAAGCTGAGGCAGATGCCATTTCTGACGGAAAAGACGTATTTGTACCTGCAGTAATGGAACATATTGAATTAGCTGGAATTCATTCAGGAGATTCAGCATGTGTTATTCCAACTATCAGTATACCGGAGAAGCATCTTGTCACTATACGAAAATATACTGAACAGATTGCAAAGGAACTTAATGTTATAGGATTGATGAATATGCAATATGCCATTGCAAACGATAAGGTATATGTACTGGAAGCAAACCCACGTGCATCAAGAACTGTTCCGCTTGTTTCAAAAGTATGCAATATTAAGATGGCACATATTGCAACTGAGCTTATGATTTCGAATATGGTAGGAGGCAGAAAGTTCTCCGACTATAATTTCAAACTCCTTGATGTACCTCATTACGGTGTTAAGGAAGCCGTTTTCCCATTCAATATGTTCCAGGAAGTAGACCCAATCCTTGGACCTGAAATGCGTTCGACTGGTGAAGTATTAGGGCTTGCCGATTCATTCGGTCTTGCTTTCTTCAAAGCTCAGGAAGCTACCCAAGTATCACTGCCTGAATCGGGAACTGTTCTGATTAGTATAACTGACAGGGATAAAGCACAAGCGCTTGAAGTTGCAAAGGAATTTGTAAAACTCGGTTTTAAAATCAAGGCTACTGCTGGAACCCATAAGTACCTGTCAGAAAACAATGTTGAGGCTGAAATGATAAATAAGATACATGAAGGAAGGCCAAATATTGTAGACAGCATTACCAATAAGGAGATCCAACTGATAATCAACACTCCTATTGGTAAAAGAAGTCAGGATGATGACTCATATATCCGTAAGACTGCCATAAAGTATAAAATTCCATATATAACAACAATGGCTGCTGCCAATGCCAGCGTTAAAGGTATTGCTGCATTTATAGAAAGTAAAAAAGGAGTTACACCTATCAAATCGCTGCAGGAATATCATGGGAATATTGGTTAA
- a CDS encoding AP2 domain-containing protein has product MRQGKKVKSREVTSKYVGVSFNRRINRWTAQITYNYKMYHLGRFDDEIKAAKAYDKKALELFGEKAKLNFKD; this is encoded by the coding sequence GTGAGGCAGGGGAAAAAGGTAAAGAGCAGAGAAGTCACATCAAAGTATGTTGGAGTTTCATTTAATAGGCGAATTAATAGATGGACTGCACAGATAACTTATAATTATAAAATGTATCATTTGGGAAGATTTGATGATGAAATAAAAGCGGCAAAAGCTTATGATAAAAAAGCCCTGGAACTGTTTGGCGAAAAGGCAAAGTTGAATTTTAAGGATTAG